Proteins encoded by one window of Anaeromyxobacter sp.:
- a CDS encoding tetratricopeptide repeat protein, whose amino-acid sequence MRTVLLLAALLATPLALAQEGGPDLYRQSYAAEARGDRDLAYDLLLRLGPAGGTYVAQLRKGWLHYLAGRHAQSAEAYLKAAALQPASVEARLGAMLPLMALRRWKDAERAGLEVLALAPNDFTALGRLAWIHYSQSRYAEAEPLYRRALAAYPASAEIATGLAWTLLKLGRHKEAREVFEQVLAFAPDQPNAAFGLGQVP is encoded by the coding sequence ATGCGCACCGTCCTGCTGCTCGCCGCCCTGCTCGCCACCCCCCTGGCCCTGGCCCAGGAGGGCGGTCCGGACCTCTATCGCCAGTCCTACGCCGCCGAGGCGCGCGGCGACCGCGACCTGGCCTACGACCTGCTGCTCCGGCTCGGACCGGCCGGTGGCACCTACGTGGCCCAGCTGCGCAAGGGCTGGCTGCACTACCTGGCCGGGCGCCACGCCCAGTCCGCCGAGGCCTACCTGAAGGCGGCGGCGCTGCAGCCGGCCTCGGTGGAGGCGCGGCTCGGCGCCATGCTGCCGCTGATGGCGCTCCGGCGCTGGAAGGACGCCGAGCGGGCCGGCCTGGAGGTGCTGGCGCTGGCCCCCAACGACTTCACCGCCCTCGGCCGGCTGGCCTGGATCCACTACAGCCAGTCCCGCTACGCCGAGGCCGAGCCGCTCTACCGGCGCGCCCTGGCGGCCTACCCGGCCAGCGCCGAGATCGCCACTGGCCTGGCCTGGACGCTGCTCAAGCTGGGGCGCCACAAGGAGGCGCGGGAGGTCTTCGAGCAGGTGCTGGCCTTCGCCCCGGACCAGCCCAATGCCGCCTTCGGGCTCGGGCAGGTGCCATAG
- a CDS encoding urea transporter, protein MALPVTAEAGRRAAAATGELPALPPALSAALTAYSQVILADHRGVGALLLLATALSPRLGLHGLAAVLLGRALVGLLGLSEAASARGRYGYNPLLIGLAVGALFEPGPGAAALLALAVVAVVFLEASLDSVLGAALDLPSLSLPFVLVTWLALAAAPFVGIVARAAPALVPPAPPPWLPAAADLYLRSLGAILFSPSLGAGVVVLAALVLYSRIATLLTLLGYAVSAVLSAQVFTFASDPSLLVLHANAMLAAVALGGVWFVPQRAAFLLAGAAALLTSLGTAGALALFRPLGLPVLFLPFNVTMLVALTALRQRVRDGAPKAVDFAAGSPEANLAFYRTRVARFGPGHGVRFAPPFAGRWVVTQGVDGAHTHRGAWRHALDFEVADASGATHGGDGRELRDHRCYRLPVLAAADGTVVKVVGDVPDNAPGAHDARRPFGNLVLLQHGPGLFSLVAHLAPGSLEVKEGQVVRQGARLGACGNSGRSFVPHLHFQLQGTPRVGAPTLELSLADVITGDEAAPVLHRWLVPEEGQVVRGLVRRDEGAVPFALPIGGELSFEVEGPQGQVHQEVVVSRIGLLGELTLECPATGARLWFENQGRQFVVYDQVGRRDGALHLLAAAAPRVPYELPDGLAWDDVLPRRRFRPRWVRWVTDLAEPFLPEGGVAVSFTATRRGEVLEVRGQGRAGGRALQTTATFDAGGPRTMEVRLDQEAWRARRVERAAEVDRG, encoded by the coding sequence GTGGCTCTCCCGGTGACCGCCGAGGCCGGCCGCCGCGCCGCCGCCGCCACCGGGGAGCTGCCGGCCCTGCCGCCCGCGCTCTCGGCGGCCCTGACCGCCTACTCCCAGGTGATCCTGGCCGACCACCGCGGCGTGGGGGCGCTGCTGCTGCTGGCCACCGCCCTGTCGCCGCGGCTCGGCCTGCACGGCCTGGCGGCGGTGCTGCTGGGACGGGCCCTGGTGGGGCTGCTGGGCCTGAGCGAGGCGGCCTCGGCCCGCGGGCGCTACGGCTACAACCCGCTGCTGATCGGCCTGGCGGTGGGGGCGCTCTTCGAGCCGGGGCCGGGCGCGGCGGCGCTGCTGGCGCTGGCGGTGGTGGCGGTGGTCTTCCTGGAGGCCTCGCTCGACTCGGTGCTGGGCGCCGCCCTGGACCTGCCCTCGCTCTCGCTGCCCTTCGTGCTGGTCACCTGGCTGGCCCTGGCGGCCGCGCCGTTCGTGGGCATCGTGGCGCGGGCGGCGCCCGCGCTGGTGCCGCCGGCCCCGCCGCCCTGGCTGCCGGCCGCGGCCGACCTCTACCTGCGCAGCCTGGGGGCCATCCTCTTCTCGCCCAGCCTGGGCGCCGGGGTGGTGGTGCTGGCCGCGCTGGTGCTCTACAGCCGCATCGCCACCCTGCTGACCCTGCTCGGCTACGCCGTGTCGGCCGTCCTCTCGGCCCAGGTCTTCACCTTCGCCAGCGATCCCTCCCTGCTGGTGCTGCACGCCAACGCCATGCTGGCGGCGGTGGCGCTGGGCGGCGTCTGGTTCGTGCCGCAGCGCGCCGCCTTCCTGCTGGCCGGGGCGGCGGCGCTGCTCACCAGCCTGGGCACGGCCGGGGCGCTGGCGCTCTTCCGGCCGCTCGGGCTGCCGGTGCTCTTCCTGCCCTTCAACGTGACCATGCTGGTGGCGCTCACCGCGCTGCGGCAGCGGGTGCGCGACGGCGCCCCCAAGGCGGTGGACTTCGCCGCCGGCAGCCCCGAGGCCAACCTGGCCTTCTACCGGACCCGGGTGGCCCGCTTCGGTCCGGGCCACGGCGTGCGCTTCGCCCCGCCCTTCGCCGGCCGGTGGGTGGTGACCCAGGGCGTGGACGGCGCCCACACCCACCGCGGCGCCTGGCGCCACGCCCTCGACTTCGAGGTGGCCGACGCCAGCGGGGCCACCCACGGCGGCGACGGGCGGGAGCTCAGGGACCACCGCTGCTACCGGCTGCCGGTGCTGGCGGCCGCCGACGGCACGGTGGTGAAGGTGGTGGGCGACGTCCCGGACAACGCGCCGGGCGCCCACGACGCGCGCCGGCCCTTCGGCAACCTGGTGCTGCTGCAGCACGGCCCCGGGCTCTTCTCGCTGGTGGCCCACCTGGCGCCCGGCTCGCTGGAGGTGAAGGAGGGGCAGGTGGTGCGGCAGGGGGCCCGGCTGGGCGCCTGCGGCAACAGCGGCCGCTCCTTCGTGCCGCACCTGCACTTCCAGCTGCAGGGCACGCCGCGGGTGGGGGCGCCCACCCTGGAGCTCTCCCTGGCCGACGTGATCACCGGCGACGAGGCCGCGCCGGTGCTGCACCGCTGGCTGGTGCCGGAGGAGGGCCAGGTGGTGCGCGGCCTGGTGCGCCGCGACGAGGGGGCGGTGCCCTTCGCCCTGCCCATCGGCGGCGAGCTGTCCTTCGAGGTGGAGGGGCCGCAGGGGCAGGTCCACCAGGAGGTGGTGGTCTCGCGCATCGGCCTGCTCGGCGAGCTCACGCTGGAGTGCCCGGCCACCGGGGCGAGGCTCTGGTTCGAGAACCAGGGGCGGCAGTTCGTGGTCTACGACCAGGTTGGGCGGCGCGACGGCGCGCTCCACCTGCTGGCCGCGGCGGCGCCGCGGGTGCCCTACGAGCTGCCGGACGGCCTGGCCTGGGACGACGTGCTGCCGCGGCGGCGCTTCCGGCCGCGCTGGGTCCGCTGGGTGACCGACCTGGCCGAGCCGTTCCTGCCGGAGGGCGGCGTGGCGGTGTCCTTCACGGCCACGCGGCGCGGCGAGGTGCTGGAGGTGCGGGGGCAGGGCCGGGCCGGGGGGCGGGCGCTCCAGACCACGGCCACCTTCGACGCCGGCGGGCCGCGCACCATGGAGGTGCGGCTGGACCAGGAGGCCTGGCGGGCCCGCCGGGTGGAGCGCGCGGCGGAGGTGGACCGTGGCTAG
- a CDS encoding diaminopimelate decarboxylase, with product MPARQPYERPTLVKHQAGLMNKLSRVTGLRPLTELDGVPVASLVERFGSPLFVFSERTLVSRHRELTDALAVRLPTARLAWSYKTNYLDAVCQVMHREGSLAEVVSELELDKALRHVPGTQVIFNGPYKPEGALEKAFRAGVRVHLDHFDELALAEVVARRLGLRPKVAIRVNMTVPGTPPWSRFGFNLESGQALDAVRRLKAGGVLQLCGLHAHIGTFVQEVDAYRQEARKLAELSNLLLREHGLVMEWIDLGGGFASRNTLHAQYLPGDQVTPSFAQYAEAIAEGLAALAPPEGRDPAIFLETGRALVDEAGSLVTTVHANKRLPDGRRAVILDAGVNSLFTAFWYRHDVVPAQETTGTPEPTVLYGPLCMAIDVVRDQLLFPPLATGDRVVVRNVGAYNVTQWMQFITARPAVVMISRRGEASLVRRRESVETLLAQEEVPAWLSR from the coding sequence ATGCCCGCTAGGCAGCCCTACGAGCGCCCCACCCTGGTGAAGCACCAGGCCGGCCTCATGAACAAGCTCTCGCGCGTCACCGGGCTGCGCCCGCTCACCGAGCTCGACGGCGTGCCGGTGGCCTCCCTGGTGGAGCGCTTCGGCTCGCCGCTCTTCGTCTTCAGCGAGCGGACCCTGGTGTCGCGCCACCGCGAGCTCACCGACGCCCTGGCGGTGCGGCTGCCCACCGCCCGGCTGGCCTGGTCCTACAAGACCAACTACCTCGACGCGGTCTGCCAGGTGATGCACCGCGAGGGGTCGCTGGCCGAGGTGGTGAGCGAGCTGGAGCTCGACAAGGCGCTGCGCCACGTGCCCGGCACCCAGGTGATCTTCAACGGGCCCTACAAGCCTGAGGGGGCGCTGGAGAAGGCCTTCCGCGCCGGCGTGCGGGTGCACCTCGACCACTTCGACGAGCTGGCGCTGGCCGAGGTGGTGGCCAGGCGGCTCGGGCTGCGCCCCAAGGTGGCCATCCGCGTCAACATGACCGTGCCGGGCACGCCCCCCTGGTCGCGCTTCGGGTTCAACCTCGAGTCGGGCCAGGCGCTCGACGCCGTGCGCCGCCTCAAGGCGGGCGGGGTGCTGCAGCTGTGCGGGCTGCACGCCCACATCGGCACCTTCGTGCAGGAGGTGGACGCCTACCGGCAGGAGGCGCGCAAGCTGGCCGAGCTCTCCAACCTGCTGCTGCGCGAGCACGGCCTGGTGATGGAGTGGATCGACCTGGGCGGAGGGTTCGCGTCGCGCAACACCCTGCACGCCCAGTACCTGCCGGGCGACCAGGTGACGCCCTCCTTCGCCCAGTACGCCGAGGCCATCGCCGAGGGGCTGGCGGCGCTGGCGCCGCCGGAGGGGCGCGACCCGGCCATCTTCCTGGAGACCGGCCGGGCCCTGGTGGACGAGGCCGGCTCGCTCGTCACCACGGTGCACGCCAACAAGCGGCTGCCCGACGGCCGGCGCGCCGTCATCCTGGACGCCGGCGTCAACTCGCTCTTCACCGCCTTCTGGTACCGCCACGACGTGGTGCCGGCCCAGGAGACGACCGGCACCCCCGAGCCCACCGTGCTCTACGGGCCGCTCTGCATGGCCATCGACGTGGTGCGCGACCAGCTGCTCTTCCCGCCGCTGGCCACCGGCGACCGGGTGGTGGTGCGCAACGTGGGGGCCTACAACGTGACCCAGTGGATGCAGTTCATCACCGCCCGCCCGGCGGTGGTGATGATCTCCCGGCGCGGCGAGGCCTCGCTGGTGCGGCGGCGCGAGTCGGTGGAGACGCTGCTGGCGCAGGAGGAGGTGCCGGCGTGGCTCTCCCGGTGA
- a CDS encoding ATP-grasp domain-containing protein: protein MSAAPRPLTVAVTGLNATDNPAPGVGVIRALRAEPAFGGQVVGLAYDALDSGLYHQDLDLAGGYLLPYPSQGVDALRERLRQVHAERPLDVIIPTLDSELAAFIELEPELRQWGIRMFLPSREQLELRSKVRLADLGQRAGLDVPAQAVLSDAADVYRLQADLPYPLVVKGVFYGATVVRAPDEAAAAFHATVAKWGLPVIAQRFHEGEEYDVVAVGDGRGGMVGAVPMKKLLLSDKGKGWAGVAVKDPHLLEAARRFFAETRWRGPCELEILKTREDRYLLIEVNPRFPAWCFLSAGAGQNLPWAVVRLARGEVVPPMTDFRAGTLFVRISLDQIASMADFQALATAGALPAPAARPAPASPTSTPAGAVHAR from the coding sequence GTGAGCGCGGCGCCCCGCCCGCTCACGGTGGCGGTCACCGGCCTCAACGCCACGGACAACCCGGCGCCGGGGGTGGGGGTCATCCGCGCCCTGCGGGCCGAGCCGGCCTTCGGCGGGCAGGTGGTCGGGCTGGCCTACGACGCGCTCGACTCCGGCCTCTACCACCAGGACCTCGACCTGGCCGGCGGCTACCTCCTGCCCTACCCGAGCCAGGGCGTCGACGCCCTGCGCGAGCGGCTGCGCCAGGTGCACGCCGAGCGGCCGCTCGACGTGATCATCCCCACCCTCGACTCCGAGCTGGCGGCCTTCATCGAGCTGGAGCCGGAGCTGCGCCAGTGGGGCATCCGGATGTTCCTGCCCAGCCGCGAGCAGCTGGAGCTGCGCTCCAAGGTGCGCCTGGCCGACCTGGGCCAGCGGGCCGGCCTGGACGTGCCGGCCCAGGCGGTGCTCTCCGACGCCGCCGACGTCTACCGGCTCCAGGCCGACCTGCCCTACCCGCTGGTGGTGAAGGGGGTCTTCTACGGCGCCACGGTGGTCCGCGCGCCCGACGAGGCGGCCGCCGCCTTCCACGCCACGGTGGCGAAGTGGGGGCTGCCGGTCATCGCCCAGCGCTTCCACGAGGGCGAGGAGTACGACGTGGTGGCGGTGGGCGACGGGCGCGGCGGCATGGTGGGCGCGGTGCCCATGAAGAAGCTGCTCCTCTCCGACAAGGGCAAGGGCTGGGCCGGGGTGGCGGTGAAGGACCCGCACCTGCTCGAGGCGGCGCGCCGCTTCTTCGCCGAGACCCGCTGGCGCGGCCCCTGCGAGCTGGAGATCCTGAAGACCCGGGAGGACCGCTACCTGCTCATCGAGGTGAACCCGCGCTTCCCGGCCTGGTGCTTCCTCTCGGCCGGGGCCGGCCAGAACCTGCCCTGGGCGGTGGTGAGGCTGGCCCGCGGCGAGGTGGTCCCGCCGATGACCGACTTCCGCGCCGGCACGCTCTTCGTCCGCATCTCGCTCGACCAGATCGCCTCGATGGCCGACTTCCAGGCGCTGGCCACGGCGGGCGCCCTGCCGGCGCCGGCCGCCCGGCCGGCGCCCGCCTCCCCCACCTCGACCCCCGCCGGAGCCGTCCATGCCCGCTAG
- a CDS encoding PqqD family protein, translating to MDSRQRLRDLAVSESGFVFDPYGGQTYSLNLPGKVILEGLRRGSPQSEIEATLRDTFEVEPGADLARDVREFLLQVREQGWLPAGAEVP from the coding sequence ATGGACTCGAGACAGCGGCTGCGGGATCTGGCGGTGAGCGAGAGCGGGTTCGTCTTCGACCCGTACGGCGGGCAGACCTACAGCCTCAACCTGCCGGGCAAGGTGATCCTGGAGGGGCTGCGGCGCGGCTCCCCGCAGTCCGAGATCGAGGCCACGCTGCGCGACACCTTCGAGGTGGAGCCGGGCGCGGACCTGGCGCGCGACGTGCGCGAGTTCCTGCTGCAGGTGCGCGAGCAGGGCTGGCTGCCGGCCGGCGCGGAGGTCCCGTGA
- a CDS encoding thioredoxin fold domain-containing protein, translating to MSEHVTEIQASEWAEKVLRAPQPVVVDFFSTECPPCEALAPRLEKVAAEYDGRVRVYKMYRQGNREVAADLGVLGSPTLVFFRGGEEAGVRMTGGAIRPADLKRQLDALLGAPAPVTP from the coding sequence ATGAGCGAGCACGTCACCGAGATCCAGGCGTCGGAGTGGGCCGAGAAGGTGCTGCGGGCCCCTCAGCCCGTGGTGGTGGACTTCTTCTCCACCGAGTGCCCGCCCTGCGAGGCGCTGGCCCCGCGGCTCGAGAAGGTGGCGGCCGAGTACGACGGCCGGGTCCGGGTCTACAAGATGTACCGGCAGGGCAACCGCGAGGTGGCCGCCGACCTCGGCGTGCTCGGCAGCCCCACCCTGGTCTTCTTCCGGGGCGGCGAGGAGGCCGGCGTCCGCATGACCGGCGGCGCCATCAGACCGGCCGACCTGAAGCGGCAGCTCGACGCCCTGCTCGGCGCGCCGGCGCCGGTGACGCCGTGA
- a CDS encoding methyltransferase domain-containing protein: MTTPTPTKAALHDAVAARYDALATRPGSLSCGGALDLAAPGPGDVVVDLGCGRGRDVLRAAALVGPSGRVVGVDGSPAMLAAARQATPAEAVTVSFLLGDLAALDLPDGCATVVTSNCAINHAPDKAAVYREIRRVLRPGGRFVVSDVVSEEALPEAVRRDPAAWAACYGGAIPEAEYLAAVRAAGFVEVTVLVRTAPYEKGGVRVLSLTVKGTT, encoded by the coding sequence GTGACCACGCCCACGCCCACCAAGGCAGCCCTGCACGACGCCGTCGCGGCGCGCTACGACGCGCTGGCGACCCGCCCGGGCTCGCTGTCGTGCGGCGGCGCCCTCGACCTGGCGGCCCCCGGGCCGGGCGACGTGGTGGTGGATCTCGGCTGCGGCCGGGGGCGCGACGTCCTCCGGGCCGCGGCCCTGGTCGGGCCCTCCGGGCGGGTGGTCGGGGTGGACGGGAGCCCGGCCATGCTGGCGGCGGCGCGCCAGGCCACGCCGGCGGAGGCCGTCACCGTCTCCTTCCTGCTGGGCGATCTCGCGGCGCTCGACCTGCCGGACGGCTGCGCCACGGTGGTGACCTCCAACTGCGCCATCAACCACGCCCCGGACAAAGCGGCCGTCTACCGGGAGATCCGCCGGGTGCTGCGCCCGGGTGGCCGCTTCGTGGTCTCCGACGTGGTGTCGGAGGAGGCGCTGCCTGAGGCGGTTCGCCGCGACCCCGCCGCCTGGGCCGCCTGCTACGGTGGGGCCATCCCCGAGGCCGAGTACCTGGCCGCCGTCCGCGCGGCCGGCTTCGTGGAGGTCACCGTGCTGGTCCGGACGGCCCCCTACGAGAAGGGCGGCGTCCGGGTGCTCAGCCTCACCGTGAAGGGGACCACATGA
- a CDS encoding cytochrome-c peroxidase produces MAALDPPGPPLFHGASMARHDHRSPPRRARLLQALLAAGLLAGCRAATPAAPASTAAARPEAPPAWEADNPLRPLPEPPLGSPADFAAVPWVTPAKVRLGRWLFFDARLSADGTISCASCHRPEHGFSEPTPHSTGVGGKEGGRKAPPILNAAFPVYPAYFWDGRAASLLEQAKGPMVNPVEMGATHQGVVATVSRLDGYRRYFAEAFGDPGVDIDRVAEALAAYEATRLSGNSKVDRFDAGDEAALDESERRGRDLFFGRAACNQCHLGPGYTDGKFHNLGVGWREPEPGAPAASGFADPGRAAISGDQRDLGAFKTPSLRDCSKHAPYMHDGSVETLREAVALYWRGGVKNPWLSERMEQVGFRRCEIDDLVAFLQALDGEGYQDTAPSAFPR; encoded by the coding sequence ATGGCCGCGCTTGACCCGCCGGGCCCACCCCTGTTCCATGGCGCCTCGATGGCCCGCCACGACCACCGCAGCCCGCCCCGCCGCGCCCGCCTCCTCCAGGCCCTGCTGGCCGCCGGCCTCCTGGCCGGCTGCCGCGCCGCCACCCCCGCCGCGCCGGCCAGCACCGCCGCCGCCCGGCCCGAGGCGCCGCCCGCCTGGGAGGCCGACAACCCCCTGCGCCCCCTGCCCGAGCCGCCGCTCGGCAGCCCGGCCGACTTCGCCGCCGTCCCCTGGGTGACCCCGGCCAAGGTGCGGCTGGGGCGCTGGCTCTTCTTCGACGCCCGCCTGTCGGCCGACGGCACCATCTCCTGCGCCTCCTGCCACCGCCCGGAGCATGGCTTCTCGGAGCCGACGCCGCACTCCACCGGCGTCGGCGGGAAGGAGGGCGGCCGCAAGGCGCCGCCCATCCTGAACGCCGCCTTCCCGGTCTACCCCGCCTACTTCTGGGACGGCCGCGCCGCCAGCCTGCTCGAGCAGGCCAAGGGCCCCATGGTGAACCCGGTGGAGATGGGCGCCACGCACCAGGGGGTAGTGGCCACGGTGAGCCGCCTGGACGGCTACCGGCGCTACTTCGCCGAGGCCTTCGGCGACCCCGGCGTGGACATCGACCGGGTGGCCGAGGCGCTGGCCGCCTACGAGGCCACCCGCCTCTCCGGCAACTCCAAGGTGGACCGCTTCGACGCCGGCGACGAGGCGGCGCTGGACGAGTCGGAGCGGCGCGGCCGCGACCTCTTCTTCGGGCGGGCCGCCTGCAACCAGTGCCACCTGGGGCCGGGCTACACCGACGGCAAGTTCCACAACCTGGGCGTGGGCTGGCGGGAGCCGGAGCCGGGGGCGCCGGCCGCCTCGGGCTTCGCCGACCCGGGGCGGGCCGCCATCTCCGGGGACCAGCGCGACCTGGGCGCCTTCAAGACCCCGTCGCTGCGCGACTGCTCCAAGCACGCCCCGTACATGCACGACGGCTCGGTGGAGACGCTGCGCGAGGCGGTGGCGCTGTACTGGCGCGGCGGCGTGAAGAACCCCTGGCTCTCCGAGCGGATGGAGCAGGTGGGCTTCCGCCGCTGCGAGATCGACGACCTGGTGGCGTTCCTCCAGGCGCTGGACGGCGAGGGCTACCAGGACACGGCGCCCAGCGCCTTCCCGCGGTAG
- a CDS encoding chemotaxis protein has translation MAMTWTLARKLRVAVVAGVVAAGAGAAYVYALVDDGGDRADRTSAVNFPSSLALGDIETGQAEVQRDLAGLLNGRSMPVEVRRRLMDSLDAALARIEEGHQAFSALPHGADTAAAYQAGWTAIEAWRLRAVEVRRHLAEREALLGRGQNPYAPEVGEAQGRAFELWLPLLAEAMEADARLMKTIVTNRLEVEEARQQAGQALARARQVVLWLLALGGLSLVVAGLLIARVLSRSVKALAAEAGALTRAVAEGRLEARGDAGRVAVDFQEVVEGMNATMDAFLEPIRTTAERLDRISRGDVPPRLTADYRGDFNLIKDSLNRSIDALGALLADAEALARAGAEGRLSARADVGRHQGGFRRVVEGMNASLDAVTGPIRTAGAVLDGIARGDLPPALTEAWPGDFAKLQDDLNTASRSIGALVTDVQALAAAGVAGQLAARADPARHLGDYRVVVEGMNRTLDAVTGPVQAARLVVDGLSRGAIPEQVRDQWPGDFARLRDDLNGCIAAIRALVEDANGLATAAVGGQLDARAHAERHHGEFRQIVAGVNRTLDAVVAPVTASTAVLEQLAARDLTARVTGQFQGDHARIQRAVNATAEALHGAMAQVAAAAEHVSGASQQIASSAQAVASGASEQAASLQAVGGSLDTVAGTSRHAADNAVAADGLVRQAHAAATQGAASVEEMQGAMGKIKASAEGTSQIIRDINDIAFQTNLLALNAAVEAARAGEAGRGFAVVAEEVRSLALRSKEAASKTEVLIRESVQQAGHGEATARQVAARLGEIVTSVGKVTGVMGEIADAARSQAGAIDQVHQAVSEMDKVTQHNAASAEQSSSAASELNGQAEELEAMVGSFTLTRRGPAAARAAPAGYRGKALGAVSW, from the coding sequence ATGGCGATGACCTGGACGCTGGCGAGGAAGCTGAGGGTGGCGGTGGTGGCGGGGGTGGTCGCGGCGGGTGCGGGCGCTGCCTACGTCTACGCGCTGGTCGACGACGGCGGCGACCGGGCCGACCGGACCTCGGCGGTGAACTTCCCCTCGTCGCTGGCGCTCGGCGACATCGAGACCGGGCAGGCCGAGGTGCAGCGCGACCTGGCCGGCCTCCTCAACGGCCGGTCCATGCCGGTGGAGGTCCGGCGCCGCCTCATGGACTCCCTGGACGCGGCCCTGGCGCGGATCGAGGAGGGGCACCAGGCCTTCAGCGCCTTGCCGCACGGCGCCGACACCGCCGCGGCCTACCAGGCCGGGTGGACGGCCATCGAGGCCTGGCGCCTCCGCGCCGTGGAGGTGCGCCGGCACCTGGCGGAGCGCGAGGCGCTCCTGGGGCGCGGGCAGAACCCCTACGCCCCGGAGGTGGGGGAGGCCCAGGGGCGGGCCTTCGAGCTCTGGCTGCCGCTCCTGGCCGAGGCGATGGAGGCCGACGCCAGGCTGATGAAGACCATCGTGACCAACCGCCTGGAGGTGGAGGAGGCCCGCCAGCAGGCCGGCCAGGCCCTGGCGCGAGCGCGCCAGGTGGTGCTCTGGCTGCTGGCGCTGGGCGGCCTCTCCCTGGTGGTGGCCGGGCTGCTCATCGCGCGCGTGCTCTCGCGGTCGGTCAAGGCGCTGGCCGCCGAGGCCGGCGCCCTGACCAGGGCCGTGGCCGAGGGCCGGCTCGAGGCGCGCGGCGACGCCGGCCGGGTGGCGGTGGACTTCCAGGAGGTGGTGGAGGGGATGAACGCCACCATGGACGCCTTCCTGGAGCCCATCCGGACCACCGCCGAGCGGCTCGACCGCATCTCCCGCGGCGACGTGCCGCCGCGGCTCACCGCCGACTACCGCGGCGACTTCAACCTCATCAAGGACTCGCTCAACCGCTCCATCGACGCGCTCGGGGCGCTGCTGGCCGACGCCGAGGCGCTGGCGCGCGCCGGCGCGGAGGGCCGCCTCTCGGCCCGCGCCGACGTCGGCCGCCACCAGGGCGGCTTCCGCCGGGTGGTGGAGGGGATGAACGCCTCGCTCGACGCGGTGACCGGTCCCATCCGGACCGCCGGGGCGGTGCTCGACGGCATCGCCCGCGGCGACCTCCCCCCGGCGCTCACCGAGGCCTGGCCCGGGGACTTCGCCAAGCTGCAGGACGACCTCAACACGGCCAGCCGCTCCATCGGCGCGCTGGTGACCGACGTGCAGGCGCTGGCGGCCGCCGGCGTGGCGGGCCAGCTGGCGGCGCGGGCCGACCCGGCGCGCCACCTGGGCGACTACCGCGTCGTGGTGGAGGGCATGAACCGGACGCTCGACGCGGTGACCGGCCCGGTGCAGGCGGCCCGCCTGGTGGTGGACGGCCTCTCGCGGGGCGCCATCCCGGAGCAGGTCCGCGACCAGTGGCCCGGCGACTTCGCCCGCCTGCGCGACGACCTGAACGGCTGCATCGCCGCCATCCGGGCCCTGGTGGAGGACGCCAACGGCCTGGCGACGGCGGCGGTGGGCGGCCAGCTCGACGCCCGCGCCCACGCCGAGCGCCACCACGGCGAGTTCCGCCAGATCGTGGCCGGCGTGAACCGCACCCTCGACGCGGTGGTGGCCCCGGTGACGGCCTCCACCGCGGTGCTGGAGCAGCTGGCGGCCCGCGACCTGACGGCGCGCGTCACCGGCCAGTTCCAGGGCGATCACGCCCGCATCCAGCGCGCCGTCAACGCCACCGCCGAGGCGCTGCACGGCGCCATGGCCCAGGTGGCGGCGGCGGCCGAGCACGTCTCGGGGGCGTCGCAGCAGATCGCCTCCTCGGCCCAGGCGGTGGCCTCGGGCGCCTCCGAGCAGGCCGCCTCGCTGCAGGCGGTGGGCGGCTCGCTCGACACCGTGGCCGGCACCAGCCGCCACGCCGCCGACAACGCGGTGGCGGCCGACGGGCTGGTCCGCCAGGCCCACGCCGCCGCCACCCAGGGCGCCGCCAGCGTGGAGGAGATGCAGGGGGCCATGGGCAAGATCAAGGCCTCGGCCGAGGGGACCTCGCAGATCATCCGCGACATCAACGACATCGCCTTCCAGACCAACCTGCTGGCGCTCAACGCGGCGGTGGAGGCGGCCCGCGCCGGCGAGGCCGGGCGCGGCTTCGCGGTGGTGGCCGAGGAGGTCCGCTCGCTGGCGCTGCGCAGCAAGGAGGCGGCCAGCAAGACCGAGGTGCTCATCCGCGAGTCGGTGCAGCAGGCCGGCCACGGGGAGGCCACGGCGCGGCAGGTGGCGGCCCGGCTCGGGGAGATCGTCACCTCGGTGGGGAAGGTGACCGGCGTGATGGGCGAGATCGCCGACGCGGCCCGCTCCCAGGCCGGCGCCATCGACCAGGTCCACCAGGCGGTCTCGGAGATGGACAAGGTCACCCAGCACAACGCCGCCAGCGCCGAGCAGTCCTCCTCGGCGGCCAGCGAGCTCAACGGCCAGGCCGAGGAGCTGGAGGCCATGGTGGGCAGCTTCACCCTGACGCGGCGCGGCCCCGCGGCGGCCCGGGCGGCGCCGGCCGGCTACCGCGGGAAGGCGCTGGGCGCCGTGTCCTGGTAG